Proteins co-encoded in one Arachis hypogaea cultivar Tifrunner chromosome 13, arahy.Tifrunner.gnm2.J5K5, whole genome shotgun sequence genomic window:
- the LOC112737602 gene encoding putative cyclin-D6-1 gives MEFDLENPLDNSHALLQWDAVASLFHIESQHTPSHTYFHSLKASNFNISVRRELISLISKFSCSLDPLVSYLSINYLDRFLSNHGILKQKAWALRLLAISCISLASKMIKPGYSAIDTQALLINDGGIIFETQTMQRMEGLILGALEWRMRSITPFSFLTFFITLICVKDPMEQVLKKRVAEIIFKSQGEIKLLEFKPSIIAASALLCASHELFPFQYQSFSAAISNCLYVNKENMVKCYNVIQEVVGMEMEEEECVINEVSSSGTPVNVLDLDHKFSLSSESEKTDNNGGIAIVVDDDEEEALQEKKDFIINKRRKMNNNNNNQTVHVSRMAQC, from the exons ATGGAGTTTGACCTTGAAAATCCTCTAGACAACTCTCATGCTCTTCTTCAATGGGATGCTGTTGCTTCACTATTCCACATTGAATCTCAACACACTCCATCTCACACTTACTTTCACTCTCTCAAAGCTTCAAACTTTAACATCTCTGTTAGAAGGGAACTCATTTCTCTAATCTCCAAG ttttcttGCAGTTTGGATCCACTTGTTTCTTACCTTTCTATCAACTATCTGGACCGGTTCTTGTCCAACCATGGGATACTG AAACAAAAGGCATGGGCCCTTAGGCTGCTTGCAATTTCTTGCATTTCTTTAGCATCCAAGATGATAAAGCCAGGGTACTCTGCCATTGATACTCAG GCCCTTCTCATTAATGATGGTGGCATCATTTTTGAGACACAAACAATGCAAAGAATGGAAGGACTCATCTTGGGAGCATTAGAATGGAGAATGCGGTCCATTACCCCTTTCTCCTTCTTAACTTTCTTTATTACTTTAATATGTGTCAAAGACCCAATGGAACAGGTTCTCAAGAAAAGAGTGGCTGAAATTATATTCAAGTCACAAGGAg AGATAAAGCTTTTGGAATTCAAGCCATCTATAATTGCCGCATCAGCACTTCTTTGTGCTTCTCATGAACTCTTTCCTTTTCAATACCAAAGCTTCTCAGCAGCAATATCCAATTGTTTATATGTAAATAAA GAAAACATGGTGAAATGCTATAATGTGATACAAGAagtggtaggaatggagatggaAGAAGAGGAGTGTGTGATCAATGAAGTTTCAAGTTCAGGAACACCAGTGAATGTGTTAGACTTAGACCATAAGTTTTCACTGAGCTCAGAAAGTGAGAAAACCGATAATAATGGAGGAATCGCCATAGTAgtagatgatgatgaagaagaagcctTGCAAGAGAAGAAGGATTTCATCATCAACAAGAGAAGGAAgatgaataataataacaacaatcaaacggTCCATGTTTCTCGGATGGCACAAtgctga